Proteins encoded together in one Diabrotica undecimpunctata isolate CICGRU chromosome 3, icDiaUnde3, whole genome shotgun sequence window:
- the BORCS6 gene encoding BLOC-1-related complex subunit 6, translating to MEFKEKHVPTQPSTKVPDRPLTVSNSSEPQAEGEVDLDEDEISQQMTQSYSEISFKSGLSPENEIPMSSTLESLQIGEEIKRPMTLPYTNPKPLNLEGSVHIEGNMTHFVAEEIEQKIRLSSPVSKKDTPGVSTSRTCTPSPLYRQLLIPQVGQLDSALINDLEVEAHRMATSVDSLIENLCEILHSISSITADNVDVYKNAVSKMSDAMDGNIKSMYTMMAKAEEVTQSMKIVEGLSIRIKEIKRLVDLFESFV from the exons ATGGAATTTAAAGAGAAGCACGTTCCAACACAACCTTCAACAAAAGTACCAGATAGACCATTAACGGTTTCAAATTCCTCTGAGCCTCAAGCAGAGGGTGAAGTAGATCTAGACGAAGATGAAATATCTCAACAAATGACACAATCTTACAGTGAGATTTCATTTAAATCTGGTCTGAGTCCTGAAAACGAAATTCCTATGTCTTCAACACTAGAGTCACTACAAATTGGAGAGGAGATTAAAAGACCAATGACTTTGCCCTACACAAACCCAAAACCGTTAAATTTGGAAGGTTCTGTTCACATTGAGGGAAACATGACACACTTTGTAGCAGaagagattgagcaaaaaatcaGACTGTCTAGCCCTGTTTCTAAAAAAGATACTCCAG GTGTCAGTACTTCAAGGACATGTACCCCCAGTCCTCTATACCGCCAGCTGTTAATACCGCAGGTTGGCCAACTTGATTCTGCTTTAATAAATGATCTAGAAGTAGAGGCGCACAGAATGGCAACATCTGTAGATAGCTTGATTGAAAATTTATGTGAAATTCTACATTCCATCTCTTCAATAACTGCTGACAATGTTGATGTATACAAAAATGCTGTTTCCAAAATGTCTGATGCCATGGATGGTAATATTAAGAGTATGTACACAATGATGGCCAAAGCTGAAGAAGTGACACAATCTATGAAGATCGTGGAAGGCTTGTCTATTCGTATTAAGGAAATAAAGAGATTAGTTGATTTGTTTGAGAGTTTTGTATAA
- the LOC140437177 gene encoding luciferin 4-monooxygenase, whose protein sequence is MAPESLKNIVVGPELERIIDTSLGELLLLVLKTFEDNVIQVDGETGEELPASLLLKRSIRLSKWLTNQGIKVGDNISINSENRLEFCTVPVGTLFSGATFAPLNPDYTPLELKHVLSLSKPKFIFCSSKTIDKMVSILPEHPYIQKLILFGNEDCKYQNVTRYADIVRGVESEELDDDFHSVSLDPVETVATILCSSGTTGLPKGVMCTHDNMTAYVDISRSIMGDMVENDDPSDAMMGFIPFFHSFGFMLMFLNILRGKRMVVLGRFKPKIFLESIVKYKVARMIVPPPVLLFLLKSPMVQNYDLSSIKEMRSGAAPMGKDMEKELKERFNVRHVSQAYGMTETTLGVLVSPHGKGKIGSCGKIVPGMMAKVIDDNGNPLPAYGEGEVCFKGPLIMKGYVGDPKSTHSTIDKDGWLHTGDVAYYDSDGYFFIVDRIKELIKYKAFQVAPAELEALLLTNPAIQDAAVIGLPNEEAGELPMAFIVKKLGKNITEREVEKFIEDNVSPQKRLRGGVIFLNEIPRNPTGKILRRVLKERAVKYKSKL, encoded by the coding sequence ATGGCTCCAGAGAGTTTAAAAAATATAGTGGTTGGACCTGAATTAGAAAGAATAATAGATACATCCCTTGGAGAATTATTACTATTAGTtctaaaaacttttgaagataatGTGATTCAAGTTGATGGAGAAACGGGGGAAGAATTACCAGCAAGTTTGTTGTTAAAAAGAAGTATTAGATTGTCAAAATGGTTAACAAACCAAGGTATTAAAGTAGGTGATAACATTTCAATAAATAGTGAAAATCGATTAGAATTTTGTACAGTTCCAGTTGGCACTCTATTTTCTGGAGCTACATTTGCTCCTCTTAATCCAGATTATACTCCACTTGAACTTAAACATGTACTTAGTCTCTCAAAACCAAAATTCATATTTTGCTCCAGTAAAACTATTGATAAAATGGTATCAATCTTGCCTGAGCATCCATacattcaaaaattaatattatttggtaATGAAGATTGTAAATATCAAAATGTTACTAGATATGCTGATATTGTAAGAGGAGTTGAATCAGAAGAATTAGATGATGATTTTCACAGTGTTTCATTGGATCCAGTAGAAACTGTGGCAACTATTTTGTGTTCTTCTGGTACAACTGGTTTACCTAAAGGTGTCATGTGTACACATGACAATATGACAGCTTATGTAGATATATCTCGTTCGATAATGGGTGATATGGTAGAAAATGATGACCCAAGTGATGCTATGATGGGTTTTATTCCATTTTTTCATTCCTTTGGATTTATGCTAATGTTTCTGAACATATTAAGGGGTAAACGTATGGTGGTTTTAGGAAGATTTAAGCCAAAGATATTCCTAGAGTCCATAGTTAAATATAAAGTAGCTAGGATGATTGTACCACCACctgtgttattatttttattaaaaagtcctATGGTACAGAATTATGACCTATCTAGCATAAAAGAAATGCGTAGTGGAGCTGCTCCTATGGGTAAAGATATGGAAAAAGAACTAAAAGAAAGATTTAATGTAAGACATGTCTCTCAAGCTTACGGAATGACAGAAACAACCTTAGGAGTACTTGTTTCTCCACATGGAAAAGGCAAAATTGGATCATGTGGAAAGATAGTACCAGGAATGATGGCTAAAGTAATAGATGATAATGGAAACCCTCTACCTGCTTATGGAGAAGGTGAAGTGTGCTTTAAAGGTCCTTTGATAATGAAAGGGTATGTAGGAGATCCAAAATCTACCCATAGCACCATAGATAAAGATGGGTGGTTGCATACAGGTGATGTAGCATATTATGATAGTGATGGTTATTTCTTCATAGTTGATAGGATAAAAGAACTTATTAAATACAAAGCCTTCCAAGTTGCACCCGCAGAATTAGAGGCTTTATTGTTAACAAATCCTGCTATTCAGGATGCTGCAGTGATTGGTTTACCAAATGAAGAAGCTGGAGAGTTACCTATGGCTTTCATTGTGAAGAAACTAGGTAAAAATATAACAGAAAGAGAAGTTGAAAAGTTCATAGAAGATAATGTGTCACCCCAAAAGAGGTTACGAGGAGGGGTTATCTTCTTAAATGAAATTCCAAGAAATCCAACAGGAAAAATTCTTAGAAGAGTTTTGAAAGAAAGAGCTGTGAAATATAAATCAAAActgtaa
- the LOC140437175 gene encoding splicing factor YJU2 — protein MSERKVLNKYYPPDFDPSKIPRMKLPKNRQYTVRLMAPFNMRCATCGEYIYKGKKFNARKEDVENQDYLGIRIYRFYIKCTRCLQEISFKTDPKNTDYEIEAGATRNFMALKLAEEQALREEEEAKEEEANNPMKLLENRTQQSKNEIELLESLEELKDLNKRQQVVDYDTMLSAYDTSISEKEREERMQQLDEEYIKSVKFSSNSKRKLVVEEEIIEEEHPLVKATKSNDEPANLISNQNPSSSWAKSEVNLKPAPKKKTLIGLVKTNKVNQSSQEPDKNKNNDPPQQSTAGGLSLLCAYSDSEGSDNE, from the coding sequence atgtCCGAAcgtaaagttttaaataaatattacccGCCGGACTTTGATCCTTCGAAGATCCCTCGTATGAAATTACCAAAAAACAGGCAGTACACAGTGAGATTAATGGCCCCATTTAATATGAGATGTGCTACTTGTGGAGAATACATCTATAAAGGAAAAAAGTTTAATGCAAGAAAAGAAGACGTTGAGAATCAAGATTATCTAGGCATTAGAATATATAGATTTTATATTAAGTGTACTAGATGTTTGCAAGAAATATCTTTCAAAACTGACCCCAAAAATACTGATTATGAAATAGAAGCTGGTGCAACTAGAAATTTCATGGCATTGAAGTTGGCAGAGGAGCAGGCTTTAAGGGAAGAGGAGGAAGCAAAAGAAGAGGAAGCTAATAATCCCATGAAACTTTTAGAAAATCGTACACAACAATCTAAAAATGAGATAGAGTTACTGGAATCACTAGAAGAGTTAAAAGATTTAAACAAGAGACAGCAAGTTGTAGATTATGATACAATGTTATCAGCCTATGATACTAGCATTAGTGAAAAAGAAAGAGAGGAGAGGATGCAACAGTTAGATGAAGAATATATTAAATCTGTCAAATTTTCATCCAATTCTAAGAGGAAACTAGtagtagaagaagaaataattgaaGAGGAACATCCACTAGTAAAAGCAACTAAAAGTAATGATGAACCAGCAAATCTCATTTCTAACCAAAATCCAAGTTCAAGTTGGGCTAAAAGTGAAGTGAATTTGAAACCAGCaccaaagaaaaaaacattaataggCTTAGTCAAAACCAATAAAGTTAATCAAAGTTCACAAGAAccagataaaaataagaataatgaCCCTCCCCAACAATCTACTGCAGGTGGACTTTCATTACTATGTGCTTATTCTGATAGTGAAGGTAGTGACAATGAGTAA